Genomic window (Acidimicrobiia bacterium):
CGTGTCACTCGTCCGTGTCCACAACTTCTCGATCTCGCTCGACGGCTTCGGCACCGGCGAACCTCAGAGCCACGACGCACCGTTCGGCCACGCCGGCGAAAGACTCCACGAATGGATGTTCACGACCCGGTATTGGCGCGAGATGGTCGGCGAGCCCGGCGGCAGCGCCGGCCTCGACGACGCCTTCGCGCGGCTGCACGGCCCCGGGATCGGCGCCGAGATCATGGGTGCCGGGAAGTTCGGCTACCCCGGATGGCACGATGATCCCGAGTGGAAGGGCTGGTGGGGTCCCGACCCGCCGTTCCACACACCGGTCTTCGTCCTCACCCATCAGCCACGTCCGTCGCTCGA
Coding sequences:
- a CDS encoding dihydrofolate reductase family protein gives rise to the protein MSLVRVHNFSISLDGFGTGEPQSHDAPFGHAGERLHEWMFTTRYWREMVGEPGGSAGLDDAFARLHGPGIGAEIMGAGKFGYPGWHDDPEWKGWWGPDPPFHTPVFVLTHQPRPSLEMEGRTTFHFLDVSPAEALETAREAADGQDVRVGGGATVIRDFLAAGLVDHMHIVVVPLLLGRGARLWEGLEGLEKDYQVEAAPSPSGVTHVTFTRAA